A part of Anser cygnoides isolate HZ-2024a breed goose chromosome 15, Taihu_goose_T2T_genome, whole genome shotgun sequence genomic DNA contains:
- the TNFRSF17 gene encoding tumor necrosis factor receptor superfamily member 17: MARCPKNEYFDNLVLSCKPCHLRCSGMPPSSCENYCDKSTDSGGVLWICLGFGVILMLTLFTLMVLFKWKRLKQLKEKLKNTGSSVELNDVLKANTESTVQTDGIRHSLQSETLMYSVEECTCSDCGLVKPQTGCETSFPLPATEEGATVLVTTKSFDYCNYILGAACL; encoded by the exons ATGGCACGCTGCCCTAAAAATGAATACTTTGATAATCTGGTGCTCTCTTGTAAGCCTTGTCATCTTCGATGTTCTGGTATGCCACCATCTTCATGTGAAAACTACTGTGATAAGA GTACTGATTCAGGTGGAGTTCTTTGGATTTGTTTGGGCTTTGGAGTAATTTTAATGCTCACTTTATTCACATTAATGGTCTTGTTTAAGTGGAAGCGCCTAAAGCaactaaaagaaaaactgaaaaacacag GCTCTTCTGTGGAGCTGAATGATGTTCTCAAGGCTAATACAGAAAGCACTGTGCAGACAGATGGAATTAGACACTCACTTCAAAGTGAAACATTAATGTATTCAGTGGAGGAATGCACTTGTAGTGACTGTGGCTTGGTAAAACCTCAGACTGGCTGTGAAACTTCATTTCCATTACCAGCTACGGAAGAAGGAGCTACTGTTCTAGTTACAACAAAATCCTTTGATTATTGCAACTATATTCTGGGTGCTGCGTGTCTATGA